A window from Capricornis sumatraensis isolate serow.1 chromosome 5, serow.2, whole genome shotgun sequence encodes these proteins:
- the FIGNL1 gene encoding fidgetin-like protein 1, which produces MQASSSRSVHLSDWQKNYFALTSGTCTPGQKADAYRAQILRIQYAWANSDISQVCATTLFRKYAEKYSAVIDSDNVETGLNNYAESILTLARSQQTDSDKWKSGLSVNNVFKLSNVQEMMRAGKKSKDSLLAPADASLVIHKEATVFDLPAFSVCGGSGESNLLTDSAHGADRTQEFAEGGPSLTCPQSAQPPLVINTTKTCPVASAPFGESALAKFHARPLFGNVKTENNSFLKGNIGLNVFSSNQSCFPSFCENTRDRKAFYGAGTTDALATPILNKAFSKTEDNGQRGKSSLPAFKTAKEQLWVDQQKKHHQPQRASGSSYGGVKKSLGAGRSRGIFGKFVPPVPKQDGGDLGGGMQYKPQGAGAVDPAHPMDERLKNLEPRMIELIMNEIMDQGPPVNWEDIAGVEFAKATIKEIVVWPMLRPDIFTGLRGPPKGILLFGPPGTGKTLIGKCIASQAGATFFSISASSLTSKWVGEGEKMVRALFAVARCQQPAVIFIDEIDSLLSQRGDGEHESSRRIKTEFLVQLDGAATSSEDRILVVGATNRPQEIDEAARRRLVKRLYIPLPEASARKQIVVNLMSKEQCCLSEEELALVVQHSDGFSGADMTQLCREASLGPIRSLQVVDIATITPDQVRPIAYSDFENAFRTVRPSVSPEDLELYENWNRTFGCGK; this is translated from the coding sequence ATGCAGGCCTCCAGCTCCAGGTCTGTACATCTGAGTGACTGGCAGAAGAATTACTTTGCACTTACATCTGGTACATGTACACCTGGACAGAAGGCAGATGCCTACCGAGCGCAGATACTCCGCATTCAGTATGCATGGGCAAACTCTGATATCTCCCAGGTCTGTGCTACTACACTGTTCAGAAAATATGCAGAGAAATATTCTGCAGTTATTGATTCTGACAATGTTGAAACTGGCTTGAATAACTATGCAGAAAGCATTTTAACTCTTGCAAGATCTCAGCAAACTGACAGTGACAAATGGAAGTCTGGATTGTCAGTAAATAATGTGTTTAAACTGAGCAATGTGCAGGAGATGATGCGTGCTGGCAAGAAATCCAAAGACTCTCTGTTGGCGCCTGCTGATGCATCACTAGTCATCCACAAAGAGGCCACTGTCTTTGACCTTCCTGCATTTAGCGTTTGTGGTGGTTCCGGGGAGAGCAACCTGTTGACTGACTCAGCCCATGGTGCTGACAGGACTCAAGAGTTTGCAGAGGGTGGTCCTTCTTTGACGTGCCCTCAGAGTGCACAGCCACCTCTGGTCATTAACACCACTAAGACGTGTCCTGTAGCCTCAGCACCTTTTGGTGAGTCAGCCCTTGCAAAGTTCCATGCCAGACCATTATTTGGGAATGTCAAAACGGAAAATAACAGCTTTCTAAAAGGAAATATAGGTCTCAATGTGTTCTCATCTAATCagtcttgttttccttctttctgtgaaAATACACGGGACAGAAAAGCTTTTTATGGTGCTGGCACCACTGATGCACTTGCCACCCCAATACTGAACAAGGCTTTTAGTAAAACAGAAGATAATGGCCAAAGAGGGAAGAGCAGCCTGCCTGCTTTTAAAACTGCAAAGGAACAGTTATGGGTAGATCAGCAGAAAAAGCACCATCAGCCCCAGCGTGCATCAGGGTCTTCATATGGTGGAGTGAAAAAGTCTCTGGGGGCTGGTAGATCCCGAGGGATATTTGGAAAGTTTGTTCCTCCTGTACCTAAGCAAGATGGGGGAGATCTGGGTGGGGGGATGCAGTATAAGCCTCAGGGTGCAGGTGCTGTAGACCCAGCACATCCCATGGACGAGCGTTTGAAGAACTTGGAGCCCAGAATGATTGAACTTATTATGAATGAGATTATGGATCAGGGACCTCCAGTAAATTGGGAAGATATCGCAGGCGTGGAATTTGCCAAGGCCACAATAAAGGAGATAGTTGTGTGGCCCATGTTGCGGCCAGACATCTTCACTGGCCTACGAGGACCCCCTAAAGGCATTCTGCTCTTTGGTCCCCCTGGCACTGGTAAGACTCTGATTGGCAAATGCATTGCTAGTCAGGCTGGGGCAACGTTCTTCAGTATCTCTGCTTCCTCCTTGACTTCCAAGTGGGTGGGTGAGGGGGAGAAAATGGTCCGTGCATTGTTTGCTGTAGCAAGATGTCAGCAACCAGCTGTGATATTTATTGATGAAATTGATTCCTTGTTATCTCAGCGCGGAGATGGTGAGCACGAATCTTCTAGAAGGATAAAAACCGAATTTCTAGTTCAGTTAGATGGGGCAGCCACATCTTCTGAAGACCGTATTCTAGTGGTGGGAGCAACCAACCGGCCACAAGAAATTGACGAGGCTGCCCGGAGAAGGCTGGTGAAAAGGCTGTATATTCCCCTCCCAGAAGCTTCAGCCAGGAAACAGATAGTAGTTAATCtgatgtccaaggagcagtgctGCCTCAGTGAGGAGGAGCTCGCGCTGGTGGTGCAGCATTCTGACGGGTTCTCTGGGGCAGACATGACTCAGCTGTGCCGGGAGGCGTCTCTGGGTCCTATTCGCAGTTTGCAGGTTGTTGACATTGCCACCATAACGCCTGATCAAGTTCGCCCAATAGCTTACAGTGACTTTGAAAATGCTTTCAGAACTGTGCGACCTAGTGTATCTCCTGAAGATTTAGAGCTTTATGAAAACTGGAATAGGACTTTTGGTTGTGGAAAATAA